From a single Georhizobium profundi genomic region:
- a CDS encoding sensor histidine kinase has product MKRLRALFGTTAVRLSALYLGLFALCAVALVFYVTAISGNLLRAQTQEAIDAEMRFLSRAYQTGGITRLVRVVERRSRQPGAGLYTITAPNGEIIAGNVASLQPGTLDREGWTALPFRYDRYTENDDTARQHTALAQIVFLPNGMRLLVGRDLGEPELFRNLVRRALVIALAIMGFGALAIWFFVGRRALQRIDRMDQASRKIIAGDLGQRLPVGSSGDEFDRLSESLNAMIGRIEKLNEGLRQVSDNIAHDLKTPLTRLRNRAEMALAASDTVDDYRGAMEDVIGESDQLIRTFNALLMIARVEAGSAAAELQDIDLSEIVTDTVELYEPLAEDAGVTLTTAVAPGISVKGNRELVGQALANLIDNAIKYTAGLPSARIDVRLERVSEGPMITVADNGNGIPADKRAAAVQRFVRLDDSRSRPGTGLGLSLVEAVMHLHRGRLELLDGLPHEEADDLRPGLAVRMRFDG; this is encoded by the coding sequence ATGAAGCGGCTGCGCGCCCTTTTTGGCACCACGGCTGTCCGCCTGTCGGCACTTTATCTGGGCCTCTTTGCGCTCTGCGCCGTGGCGCTTGTCTTCTACGTCACCGCCATCTCCGGCAACCTCCTGCGCGCCCAGACCCAGGAAGCGATCGATGCTGAGATGCGGTTCCTTTCGCGGGCCTACCAGACCGGCGGCATTACCCGCCTCGTGCGCGTCGTCGAGCGTCGGTCCCGCCAGCCGGGCGCCGGGCTCTACACGATCACCGCTCCGAACGGCGAGATCATCGCTGGCAATGTCGCCTCTCTTCAGCCGGGCACGCTGGACCGCGAAGGCTGGACGGCGCTTCCCTTCCGCTACGATCGCTATACCGAGAACGACGATACGGCGCGCCAACACACGGCGCTTGCCCAGATCGTGTTCCTGCCGAATGGCATGCGCCTGCTGGTGGGTCGCGATCTCGGCGAGCCGGAGCTCTTCCGCAACCTGGTCCGGCGTGCGCTCGTCATCGCGCTCGCCATCATGGGCTTCGGCGCGCTGGCAATCTGGTTTTTCGTCGGCCGCCGGGCCCTTCAGCGCATCGACCGCATGGACCAAGCAAGCCGCAAGATCATCGCGGGTGATCTGGGGCAGCGTTTGCCAGTGGGCAGTTCAGGCGATGAATTCGACCGGCTTTCGGAATCGCTGAACGCGATGATCGGCCGGATCGAAAAGCTCAACGAAGGCCTGCGCCAGGTTTCCGACAACATCGCCCACGATTTGAAGACACCGCTGACGCGGTTGCGCAACCGCGCCGAGATGGCGCTTGCCGCAAGCGATACGGTCGACGATTACCGCGGCGCCATGGAGGATGTGATCGGCGAGAGCGACCAGCTCATCCGCACCTTTAACGCGCTTTTGATGATTGCCCGTGTTGAGGCGGGATCGGCAGCTGCCGAGCTACAGGATATCGATCTTTCCGAAATCGTCACCGACACGGTGGAGCTCTACGAACCGCTTGCCGAGGATGCCGGCGTCACCCTGACGACCGCGGTCGCGCCCGGCATCTCCGTCAAAGGCAATCGGGAACTGGTCGGGCAGGCGCTGGCCAACCTCATCGACAACGCGATCAAATATACGGCCGGCCTGCCTTCGGCGCGGATCGACGTTCGGCTGGAACGAGTGTCGGAAGGTCCGATGATTACCGTGGCCGACAACGGGAACGGTATTCCGGCCGACAAGCGCGCGGCTGCTGTTCAGCGCTTCGTCCGGCTCGATGACAGCCGCTCGCGCCCGGGCACCGGCCTGGGGCTGAGCCTTGTGGAAGCGGTGATGCATCTTCACCGTGGCCGGCTTGAACTGCTGGACGGCCTCCCGCATGAAGAAGCCGATGATTTACGGCCGGGACTCGCCGTCCGCATGCGGTTCGACGGCTGA
- a CDS encoding response regulator transcription factor yields MKILLIEDDREASTYLVKAFRESGIAADHAADGDTGFHMASENTYDVLVIDRMLPKRDGLSIVSELRRLGNETPVLILSALGQVDDRVTGLRAGGDDYLPKPYAFSELHARVEVLARRKVGTRESETSYRVGDLELDRLSHEVRRGGRDITLQPREFRLLEYLMRNAGQVVTRTMLLEHVWDYHFDPQTNVIDVHISRLRSKIEKDFDQPLLRTVRGAGYMIKADS; encoded by the coding sequence ATGAAAATCCTGCTGATCGAAGACGACCGAGAGGCTTCGACCTATCTGGTCAAGGCGTTTCGCGAGTCTGGAATCGCGGCCGATCATGCAGCCGATGGCGACACCGGCTTTCATATGGCCAGCGAGAACACCTATGACGTTCTGGTCATCGATCGCATGCTGCCGAAGCGCGACGGCCTGTCGATCGTCTCGGAACTGCGTCGGCTCGGCAATGAAACGCCGGTCCTCATCCTGTCCGCGCTCGGCCAGGTCGACGATCGCGTGACAGGCCTGCGCGCAGGCGGCGACGATTATCTCCCCAAGCCCTATGCGTTCTCCGAACTCCACGCCCGCGTCGAGGTTCTCGCGCGCCGTAAGGTTGGCACGCGTGAAAGTGAGACCAGCTACCGGGTCGGCGATCTCGAACTCGATCGACTGTCCCACGAAGTGCGGCGGGGAGGGCGCGACATCACGCTGCAGCCGCGTGAGTTTCGGCTTCTGGAATATCTCATGCGCAATGCCGGCCAGGTGGTGACGCGGACCATGCTGCTCGAGCATGTCTGGGATTACCACTTCGATCCGCAGACCAACGTCATCGACGTCCACATTTCGCGCCTGCGATCGAAGATCGAGAAGGATTTCGACCAACCCTTGCTGCGCACGGTGCGCGGTGCCGGCTACATGATCAAGGCGGATAGTTGA
- a CDS encoding Do family serine endopeptidase has protein sequence MKSNQSFQTKLKSILATSTIAGVAGVMLVTGVPATISAMADPVRIEAPTTAPSFADVVEAVSPAVVSVRVQGEAEEVAQNEGFGFQFGPPGLENLPEDHPMRRFFDEFGGPNFGQPGRPDRPNRPRGPMPVSQGSGFFISDDGYLVTNNHVVEGGSSYSIILDDGTELSAELIGTDSRTDLAVLKVDADREFTYVEFGDDQGARVGDWVVAVGNPFGLGGSVTAGIISARGREIGAGPYDDFLQIDAAVNRGNSGGPTFNLSGEVIGVNTAIFSPSGGNVGIAFAIPATLAQDVVQDLIESGSVSRGWIGVQIQPVSEDIAESLGLAEASGALVTAPQPDAPAAAAGIESGDVVTAVNGEAVENPGDLARRIASIEPGTEVELSVWRNGASETVAVTLGTFPADEQQASATEEAVPAPSSGGELTEFGMTVAPSDDGNGVVIAELDPDGTAAERGFQVGDVIVRVQDRDVASAEDITAAVAAAAEDGRGAALFQLRSDEQNRFVALPIDQG, from the coding sequence ATGAAATCGAACCAGTCCTTCCAGACAAAGCTGAAAAGCATCCTGGCCACATCCACCATTGCTGGCGTCGCCGGTGTGATGCTCGTCACCGGCGTGCCGGCAACCATCAGCGCGATGGCCGATCCAGTCCGGATCGAGGCTCCGACAACCGCGCCAAGCTTCGCGGATGTGGTTGAGGCCGTTTCGCCGGCTGTCGTTTCCGTCCGCGTCCAGGGAGAAGCCGAAGAGGTCGCGCAAAACGAGGGCTTCGGTTTCCAGTTCGGACCTCCCGGCCTGGAAAATCTGCCTGAAGACCATCCGATGCGCCGGTTCTTTGACGAATTTGGTGGCCCGAACTTCGGCCAGCCAGGCCGACCCGACCGACCGAACCGTCCCCGCGGTCCGATGCCCGTTTCTCAGGGATCCGGCTTCTTCATCTCTGATGACGGCTATCTCGTTACCAACAACCACGTCGTTGAAGGCGGATCGAGCTACAGCATTATCCTTGATGATGGCACCGAATTGTCGGCCGAGCTGATCGGCACTGATAGCCGGACGGACCTTGCGGTGCTCAAGGTCGATGCGGACCGAGAATTCACTTATGTCGAATTCGGTGACGATCAGGGCGCACGGGTCGGCGATTGGGTCGTTGCAGTCGGCAACCCGTTCGGTCTGGGCGGCTCCGTCACTGCCGGCATCATCTCAGCTCGCGGTCGTGAAATCGGTGCAGGACCCTACGACGACTTCCTGCAGATCGACGCAGCCGTGAACCGCGGCAACTCGGGCGGTCCGACGTTCAACCTCTCCGGTGAAGTCATCGGCGTGAACACCGCGATCTTCTCTCCTTCCGGCGGCAATGTTGGCATCGCGTTCGCGATCCCGGCCACTCTTGCACAGGACGTCGTGCAGGATCTGATCGAGAGCGGCAGCGTCAGCCGTGGTTGGATCGGTGTGCAAATCCAGCCAGTCAGCGAGGATATCGCTGAGTCCCTCGGATTGGCCGAAGCTTCCGGTGCTCTCGTCACCGCGCCCCAGCCCGATGCGCCTGCAGCTGCCGCCGGTATCGAATCGGGTGACGTGGTGACGGCCGTGAACGGTGAAGCCGTTGAAAATCCGGGTGATCTTGCCCGCCGCATCGCTTCTATCGAGCCGGGCACCGAGGTCGAGCTTTCGGTCTGGCGCAATGGCGCTTCGGAAACGGTTGCCGTCACGCTAGGCACGTTCCCAGCAGATGAGCAGCAGGCATCCGCGACGGAAGAAGCAGTACCCGCGCCTTCGAGCGGTGGCGAACTGACCGAATTCGGCATGACCGTTGCCCCCTCGGACGATGGCAATGGCGTGGTCATCGCCGAACTCGATCCAGACGGCACGGCCGCGGAGCGTGGCTTCCAGGTCGGCGACGTGATCGTGCGCGTACAGGATCGGGATGTCGCGAGTGCCGAAGACATTACGGCAGCCGTTGCGGCCGCCGCTGAAGATGGTCGAGGCGCAGCGCTTTTCCAGCTGCGCAGCGATGAGCAGAACCGCTTCGTCGCCCTGCCGATCGATCAAGGCTGA
- a CDS encoding cytochrome c-type biogenesis protein: MIGSARILALLIVVMGLASPAFAVQPNEILDDPALEQRARSISAELRCMVCQNQSIDDSDAELARDLRVLVRERLVSGDTDEQVYDYVVSRYGEFVLLRPRLSIQTLALWAAPILVMGAGIAAIATFLRNRDPLQAGPTLTEGEEKAIADLLKERSKRS, translated from the coding sequence ATGATCGGGAGCGCGCGCATTCTTGCCCTCCTGATCGTCGTCATGGGGCTGGCGTCGCCCGCGTTCGCGGTGCAACCCAACGAAATTCTGGACGATCCAGCTTTGGAGCAGCGGGCACGCTCCATCTCCGCCGAACTGCGCTGCATGGTCTGTCAGAACCAGTCCATCGATGATTCCGATGCGGAACTGGCGCGGGATCTTCGCGTGCTTGTGCGGGAACGGCTGGTGTCGGGTGACACCGATGAGCAAGTCTACGACTACGTGGTTTCCCGCTACGGCGAGTTTGTGCTCCTGCGTCCTCGCCTGTCGATCCAGACGCTTGCGCTCTGGGCCGCACCCATTCTTGTCATGGGCGCTGGCATCGCCGCCATCGCAACGTTCCTGCGCAATCGCGATCCGCTTCAGGCCGGTCCGACGCTGACAGAGGGCGAGGAGAAGGCAATCGCCGATCTGCTGAAAGAGCGCTCGAAACGCAGCTGA
- a CDS encoding heme lyase CcmF/NrfE family subunit, which yields MIVELGHYALIIAFATALVQSVLPVIGARRGDQSLMAIGDTSAIVSFLLVLLSFCALTYAYVVSDFSVQNVYENSHSLKPMIYKISGVWGNHEGSMLLWILILVFFSALVAFFGRNLPKSLRANVLAVQGWITTAFLLFVLQTSNPFARIVPTPMEGRDLNPILQDIGLAIHPPLLYLGYVGFSICFSFAVAALIEGRIDAAWARWVRPWTLTAWIFLTGGIAMGSYWAYYELGWGGWWFWDPVENASFMPWLAGTALLHSALVMEKREALKIWTILLAIITFSLSLLGTFLVRSGVLTSVHTFASDPSRGVFILAILVVFIGGAFGLFALRATSLKSGGLFQPISREGGLVLNNLFLTTATATVLIGTLYPLLLETVTGEKISVGPPFFNLTFGPLMIPLLLAVPFGPLLAWKRGDLLGAAQRLYVAAGLALLAGLIVVYFTTGAPVLAALALAIGFFVMFGAVTDLALRAGVGKVSAGIAMRRLAGLPRSAFGGAMAHFGLGVMVIGIVAVTAFETEAVAEMAPGETIDAGGYTLRFDSMDPNQGPNYVEDVGHFTVLRNGAEVSRMDSAKRVYTARQTPTTEAGILTRGFSQLYVSLGDFVTPEGAEAPTAIVVRVWWKPQVTLIWIGSVIMAFGGLISLSDRRLRVGAPKPHRQRKAAGPVMEPAE from the coding sequence ATGATCGTCGAACTCGGACATTATGCGTTGATCATCGCCTTTGCGACGGCGCTGGTGCAGTCGGTTCTGCCGGTCATTGGCGCACGGCGCGGCGATCAGTCCTTGATGGCGATCGGGGATACCTCTGCCATCGTTTCCTTCCTGCTCGTGCTGTTGTCCTTCTGCGCGCTGACCTACGCCTATGTGGTTTCCGATTTCTCGGTCCAGAACGTCTACGAAAACTCCCATTCCCTGAAGCCGATGATCTACAAGATCTCCGGCGTCTGGGGAAACCACGAGGGATCCATGCTCTTGTGGATCCTCATCCTCGTCTTCTTCAGTGCGTTGGTCGCCTTCTTCGGTCGAAACCTGCCGAAGTCCCTGCGTGCCAATGTGCTCGCCGTTCAGGGCTGGATCACGACGGCGTTCCTGCTCTTCGTGTTGCAGACCTCGAACCCCTTCGCGCGGATCGTGCCCACTCCGATGGAAGGCCGCGATCTCAATCCGATCCTCCAAGACATCGGGCTCGCGATCCATCCGCCGCTGCTCTATCTTGGCTATGTCGGCTTTTCCATCTGCTTCTCCTTCGCCGTTGCGGCACTGATCGAAGGCCGGATCGATGCGGCTTGGGCGCGCTGGGTGCGGCCATGGACGCTGACGGCCTGGATATTCCTGACCGGCGGCATCGCCATGGGTTCCTACTGGGCCTATTACGAGCTTGGCTGGGGCGGCTGGTGGTTTTGGGATCCGGTCGAAAACGCGTCCTTCATGCCCTGGCTCGCCGGCACCGCGCTTCTGCATTCCGCGCTCGTGATGGAAAAACGCGAGGCCCTGAAGATCTGGACGATCCTGCTCGCGATCATCACCTTTTCCCTGTCGTTGCTCGGCACGTTCCTGGTGCGCTCAGGCGTGCTCACGTCGGTTCATACCTTTGCATCCGATCCGAGCCGCGGCGTCTTCATTCTCGCCATTCTGGTGGTCTTCATCGGCGGCGCTTTCGGGCTTTTCGCGCTGCGGGCGACCTCGCTGAAATCCGGTGGACTGTTCCAGCCCATCTCGCGTGAAGGCGGACTGGTGCTGAACAACCTGTTCCTGACGACGGCCACCGCGACGGTGCTGATCGGCACGCTCTATCCGTTGCTGCTGGAAACGGTGACGGGCGAAAAGATTTCCGTCGGCCCGCCGTTCTTCAATCTGACATTCGGTCCGTTGATGATCCCGTTGCTCTTGGCGGTACCGTTCGGCCCGCTGCTGGCGTGGAAGCGCGGCGATCTGCTCGGCGCTGCTCAAAGGCTCTATGTTGCGGCCGGTCTCGCTCTGCTTGCCGGTCTCATCGTTGTCTATTTCACGACTGGGGCGCCGGTGCTCGCGGCGCTCGCTCTCGCCATAGGCTTTTTCGTCATGTTCGGCGCGGTAACCGATCTCGCGTTGCGGGCGGGCGTCGGCAAAGTGTCGGCCGGTATCGCGATGCGTCGGCTCGCTGGCCTTCCGCGATCGGCCTTCGGTGGCGCCATGGCGCATTTCGGCCTCGGCGTCATGGTGATCGGCATCGTGGCGGTCACAGCATTCGAAACCGAGGCGGTTGCCGAAATGGCGCCGGGCGAGACGATCGATGCCGGCGGATACACGCTTCGCTTCGATAGCATGGACCCGAACCAGGGCCCGAACTATGTCGAGGATGTCGGCCATTTCACGGTGCTGCGGAATGGCGCGGAAGTCTCTCGCATGGACTCGGCAAAGCGCGTTTACACCGCGCGACAGACGCCGACGACCGAAGCCGGCATCCTCACCCGAGGCTTCAGCCAGCTTTACGTGTCGCTCGGCGACTTTGTCACGCCGGAGGGCGCCGAGGCGCCAACCGCCATCGTCGTGCGCGTCTGGTGGAAGCCGCAAGTCACGTTGATCTGGATCGGCTCGGTCATCATGGCTTTCGGCGGATTGATATCGCTGTCGGATCGTCGCCTGCGCGTCGGCGCGCCGAAGCCGCACCGTCAGCGCAAGGCTGCCGGTCCTGTGATGGAGCCGGCGGAATGA
- the ccmE gene encoding cytochrome c maturation protein CcmE → MTRKQKRLAVIAGGMGVVAVAAALVLVALRDEIVFFHSPSDLLTNAVEPGTRIRLGGLVANDSLNRSSGTLVRFAIEDGGSEVEVEYNGILPDLFREGQGVITEGAFQPGSPVFVADTVLAKHDENYMPREVADSLREQGVWQGEGEAN, encoded by the coding sequence ATGACGCGCAAGCAGAAACGCCTGGCGGTCATCGCCGGAGGCATGGGCGTGGTCGCGGTTGCCGCCGCCCTCGTTCTGGTCGCGCTGCGTGACGAGATCGTCTTTTTCCATTCGCCGAGCGACCTTTTGACCAACGCCGTCGAGCCCGGCACGCGCATCCGGTTGGGTGGTCTGGTCGCCAACGACTCGCTCAATCGCTCGTCCGGCACGCTCGTCCGGTTTGCCATCGAGGACGGCGGCAGCGAGGTCGAGGTGGAGTACAACGGCATCCTCCCGGATCTTTTCCGCGAAGGGCAGGGCGTCATTACCGAGGGTGCGTTTCAGCCGGGAAGTCCGGTCTTTGTTGCGGACACGGTGCTTGCCAAGCACGATGAGAATTACATGCCGCGCGAAGTTGCCGACAGCCTGCGCGAGCAGGGCGTCTGGCAGGGTGAGGGGGAGGCCAATTGA
- the ccmI gene encoding c-type cytochrome biogenesis protein CcmI gives MMFWVLAAVLTALVTTALLLPLARGKRAGNDAEYDVEVYSDQLAEVERDRAGGLIGTDEAAHARAEIGRRLLRAKKAQNAATDRRGGGRLTTAARLCVLVGVPLLGMSVYLATGAPGLPDQPLASRATAPEQASPIATMIAQAEQHLEENPDDGRGWDVLAPIYLRAGQLQEARTAYLNAIRLLGPTSARQSGYGEALVALASGVVTEEAAVAFQSARELQPDEPKAAFYLALALEQEGRDDRALEAFRRLAEQSPPDAPWMTVVNEKIAALGGQVADISPSGLPPLSLLPGAEADAGAVSGDVASVQPPLQPGPSQDDLAAARDMSDDERQAMIETMVGNLDRRLQENPQDIEGWIRLVRSYGVLGQPEQAGEALARGLAVFPEESEDGRALLAVARQVGVDRLEEESAQ, from the coding sequence ATGATGTTCTGGGTACTCGCCGCCGTTTTGACTGCCCTCGTGACGACTGCGTTGTTGCTGCCCCTTGCGCGCGGCAAGCGCGCCGGCAACGACGCTGAATACGATGTCGAGGTCTATTCCGACCAGTTGGCCGAAGTCGAACGTGATCGAGCAGGCGGCCTGATCGGCACGGACGAGGCAGCACACGCCCGCGCCGAGATCGGCCGTCGTCTTTTGCGGGCAAAAAAAGCACAAAATGCTGCAACAGACCGCCGCGGCGGAGGTCGCCTGACGACCGCTGCCCGCCTGTGCGTTCTCGTCGGCGTTCCGCTGTTGGGAATGAGCGTTTATCTCGCGACCGGCGCTCCTGGTCTCCCGGATCAGCCGCTCGCATCGCGTGCAACGGCGCCTGAGCAAGCTTCGCCGATCGCGACGATGATCGCTCAGGCCGAGCAGCATCTTGAGGAAAACCCGGATGACGGGCGCGGTTGGGACGTTCTGGCACCGATCTATCTTCGGGCAGGGCAACTGCAGGAAGCGCGCACGGCCTATCTGAACGCCATCCGCCTCTTGGGCCCCACCTCGGCCCGCCAAAGCGGCTACGGTGAAGCGCTTGTCGCGCTGGCAAGCGGCGTCGTCACCGAAGAGGCCGCTGTGGCTTTTCAGTCCGCGCGTGAATTGCAGCCGGACGAGCCGAAGGCAGCGTTCTATCTTGCCTTGGCGCTGGAGCAGGAAGGGCGCGACGACCGTGCTCTTGAAGCGTTCCGCCGGCTTGCAGAACAATCGCCGCCTGACGCTCCCTGGATGACGGTGGTGAACGAGAAAATTGCGGCGCTGGGCGGGCAAGTTGCCGACATCAGTCCTTCCGGCTTGCCGCCTTTGAGCCTGTTGCCGGGTGCCGAAGCGGATGCAGGTGCCGTTTCCGGCGATGTCGCGTCGGTTCAGCCGCCGCTTCAGCCCGGCCCATCGCAGGACGATCTGGCTGCGGCGCGTGACATGAGCGACGACGAGCGTCAGGCCATGATCGAAACGATGGTCGGCAATCTTGATCGTCGCCTGCAGGAAAACCCGCAGGATATCGAAGGATGGATCCGGTTGGTGCGCTCCTATGGCGTGCTCGGTCAGCCCGAACAGGCCGGCGAGGCGTTGGCCCGGGGGCTTGCCGTGTTCCCCGAGGAGAGCGAAGATGGCCGGGCACTGCTTGCCGTCGCGCGCCAGGTTGGGGTTGACCGGCTGGAAGAGGAGAGTGCGCAATGA
- a CDS encoding RT0821/Lpp0805 family surface protein has translation MLPASLSSERGQTADNAFLTALNGGIIAPVAGNTLSERDLRKALEAEYNALEAAPVGQSVAWTNERSGLSGEVAAAQAYQVGSQNCRQYTHTLRGSGQPIVARGTACRSAEGTWTPLT, from the coding sequence ATGTTGCCGGCTTCGCTCAGCAGTGAGCGTGGCCAGACGGCGGATAACGCCTTCCTGACCGCGTTGAATGGCGGGATCATCGCCCCGGTTGCCGGCAACACGCTCTCGGAACGCGATCTGCGCAAGGCCCTGGAAGCGGAATACAATGCGCTCGAGGCAGCACCCGTAGGCCAATCGGTTGCCTGGACCAACGAACGCTCCGGTCTGTCCGGCGAAGTTGCAGCAGCCCAGGCCTATCAGGTCGGTTCCCAGAACTGCCGCCAGTACACGCACACCCTGCGTGGTAGTGGCCAGCCGATCGTCGCAAGAGGCACCGCATGCCGCTCTGCGGAAGGCACCTGGACGCCTTTGACCTGA
- a CDS encoding ATP-binding protein: MAAARPKRVSSLTLRVLAVSTLWAVIALIAVGLIINTLYRQGTERGFRELLRAHLYNVVNSVWINGEGELRGEPEFGDLRYSQPATGWYWVVEPIEGSNSPPKSSISLGGRSLDRPSQEEISFNALYERAYDVVDPFGNDVVVMETEVELNDEGRVARFRVTGNRDAVEADVAEFTNQLTIALVIFGVASLFVNAGAILIGLRPLDSVRRALESIRTGKSSSLNDEFPREIAPLAGEVNALIDTNRRVVERARMQVGNLAHSLKTPLAVLLNESKGMTSEHGDLVRNQAETMQRQVQTYLDRARIVAQSGSILARTEAEPAFERLIRVMRRLNPNLAFELSVKPKGVWIALEQHDLEEIGGNLLDNAAKFARSRIKVSLAVGAVAPARPDDGPSDGWLTLVVEDDGPGLTADQMAEAVKRGRRLDESKPGTGLGLSIVDEIAREYHGVLRLTQSPLGGLRAEVTLPAIKEAASRLRLRS, translated from the coding sequence ATGGCGGCGGCACGGCCGAAAAGGGTTAGTTCTCTCACCTTACGCGTGTTGGCGGTTTCGACGCTTTGGGCGGTGATCGCGCTCATCGCCGTCGGTCTCATCATCAACACGCTCTATCGCCAAGGCACGGAACGCGGCTTTCGCGAATTGCTGCGCGCGCATCTCTACAATGTCGTGAACTCCGTCTGGATTAACGGCGAGGGCGAGTTGCGCGGAGAACCCGAATTCGGTGATCTGCGCTACTCCCAGCCTGCAACCGGCTGGTACTGGGTCGTGGAGCCGATCGAAGGGTCGAATTCGCCACCAAAATCCTCGATCTCGCTCGGGGGACGGTCGCTCGACCGGCCGAGCCAGGAAGAAATCTCCTTCAACGCCCTCTACGAGCGCGCCTATGACGTCGTCGATCCGTTCGGCAACGATGTCGTCGTCATGGAGACCGAAGTCGAACTGAACGACGAAGGGCGTGTCGCGCGCTTTCGCGTGACCGGCAATCGCGACGCGGTCGAGGCCGACGTGGCCGAATTCACCAACCAACTGACGATTGCCCTTGTCATCTTCGGTGTAGCGTCGCTTTTCGTAAATGCCGGGGCGATCCTGATCGGGCTGCGGCCTTTGGACAGCGTGCGTCGGGCGCTTGAAAGCATCCGGACCGGCAAGAGCTCATCGCTGAACGATGAATTCCCTCGCGAAATCGCGCCGTTGGCAGGGGAAGTGAACGCCCTGATCGACACCAACCGAAGGGTCGTGGAACGCGCTCGCATGCAGGTGGGCAACCTTGCCCACTCGCTGAAGACGCCGCTGGCCGTGCTGCTCAACGAATCGAAGGGCATGACCTCCGAGCATGGCGACCTCGTCCGCAATCAGGCGGAGACCATGCAGCGGCAGGTACAGACCTATCTTGATCGGGCGCGTATCGTCGCGCAATCAGGATCCATTCTCGCGAGAACCGAGGCAGAGCCAGCTTTCGAGCGTCTGATACGGGTTATGCGCCGGCTGAATCCCAATTTGGCTTTCGAGTTGAGCGTGAAACCCAAGGGCGTATGGATCGCGCTCGAGCAGCACGATCTCGAGGAGATCGGCGGCAACCTGCTCGACAACGCCGCCAAATTCGCCCGCAGCCGGATCAAGGTGAGCCTCGCGGTCGGCGCTGTCGCTCCGGCCCGTCCCGACGATGGACCCAGCGATGGCTGGCTGACGCTGGTCGTGGAGGATGACGGGCCCGGACTGACGGCAGACCAGATGGCGGAGGCCGTCAAGCGCGGTCGCCGGCTCGACGAAAGCAAGCCCGGCACGGGGCTGGGGCTTTCCATCGTCGACGAGATCGCGCGGGAATATCACGGCGTTCTCCGGCTGACGCAGAGCCCGCTCGGTGGACTTCGCGCGGAAGTCACGTTGCCTGCCATCAAGGAAGCGGCGTCTCGGCTGCGACTGCGCTCGTAG
- a CDS encoding response regulator transcription factor, whose product MRILVVEDDRDLNRQLSDALVDAGYVVDQAYDGEEGHFLGDTEPYDAVVLDIGLPEMDGISVLERWRSGGRLMPVLILTARDRWSDKVAGIDAGADDYVAKPYHLEEVLARIRALIRRAAGHASSELRCGPVLLDTKASKASVDGQPLKLTSHEYRLLSYLMHHIGEVVSRTELVEHMYDQDFDRDSNTIEVFVGRLRKKIGGDYIETVRGLGYRMQEPGNGGGTAEKG is encoded by the coding sequence ATGCGGATATTGGTTGTCGAGGACGATCGCGATCTCAATCGCCAGCTCAGCGATGCGCTGGTCGATGCCGGCTACGTCGTCGATCAGGCCTATGACGGCGAAGAAGGCCATTTCCTTGGAGATACCGAGCCGTACGATGCAGTCGTATTGGATATCGGTCTGCCGGAAATGGATGGCATCAGCGTCTTGGAGCGGTGGCGCTCGGGGGGGCGACTTATGCCCGTGCTCATCCTCACGGCCCGCGATCGCTGGAGCGACAAGGTTGCCGGTATCGACGCGGGTGCCGATGACTACGTGGCGAAGCCCTATCATCTCGAAGAAGTGCTGGCGCGCATCCGCGCGCTCATTCGTCGGGCAGCCGGCCATGCCTCGTCGGAGCTAAGATGCGGACCCGTGCTGCTCGACACCAAGGCGTCGAAGGCCAGCGTCGACGGCCAGCCGCTCAAGCTCACGTCGCACGAATATCGGCTTCTCTCCTATCTGATGCACCATATTGGCGAGGTGGTGTCGCGTACCGAGCTCGTCGAGCACATGTACGACCAGGATTTCGACCGCGATTCCAACACGATCGAAGTGTTTGTCGGCCGCCTGCGCAAGAAGATCGGCGGAGACTACATCGAGACGGTACGCGGTCTTGGCTACCGCATGCAGGAGCCCGGCAATGGCGGCGGCACGGCCGAAAAGGGTTAG